One region of Suncus etruscus isolate mSunEtr1 chromosome 5, mSunEtr1.pri.cur, whole genome shotgun sequence genomic DNA includes:
- the INPP5E gene encoding phosphatidylinositol polyphosphate 5-phosphatase type IV isoform X1 translates to MPSSLAASPQPEVRGFGPRPPSTDMALSSRPGSRFSDSGPGPGTSPVLPPNVPENSYEDPPAMTPTLVPRPPQTPRLERALSLDDRAWRSRHTRANREDLDSHVEPSSARSCLPEETLGTPATGSPPACLSTSLQELPRARRASGSRGPAVWAAGLSGRVSTSLDLLPQARPGGVPRLPPLDMSVSSGAMRPENKVDAEFRPRLQSQLSRDHASLGPGRLPSPLAGSPSPLGSAQSFSLLAPIRTTDVRSRSYMQGSLLASGALMGADELARYFPDRNLALYVATWNMQGQKELPTNLDELLLPAEADYAQDLYVVGVQEGCSDRREWETRLQETLGPHYVMLHSVAHGALYMSVFIRRDLIWFCSEVESSTVTTRIVSQIKTKGALGVSFTFFGTSLLFITSHFTSGDGKVSERLLDYSRTVQGLSLPRNVPNTSPYHSDAADVTTRFDGVFWFGDFNFRLSRGREAVDALLRQGLGPDVQALLQYDQLIREMRQGSIFKGFREADIHFLPSYKFDVGKDSYDTTSKQRTPSYTDRVLFRSRHTDDIRVLRYTCCPGIKTSDHRPVYGLFRVKVRPGRDNIPLAAGKFDRELYLLGIKRRISREWQLRQTLQGSSASTVCTLF, encoded by the exons ATGCCGTCCTCGCTGGCAGCGTCCCCGCAGCCTGAGGTCCGAGGGTTCGGGCCGCGGCCCCCCAGCACAGACATGGCATTGTCCTCCCGCCCCGGATCCCGGTTCTCAGACAGCGGCCCCGGCCCCGGGACCAGCCCAGTGCTGCCTCCAAACGTTCCGGAAAACAGCTATGAGGACCCACCAGCGATGACGCCAACCTTGGTTCCCAGGCCACCCCAGACACCCAGGTTGGAGCGGGCGCTGTCCCTGGATGACCGGGCCTGGCGTTCCCGCCACACCCGGGCCAACAGGGAGGATCTGGATTCCCATGTGGAGCCCAGCTCAGCCCGCAGCTGCTTGCCTGAAGAGACACTTGGGACCCCTGCCACTGGCAGCCCCCCTGCCTGCCTAAGCACCTCTCTGCAGGAACTCCCCAGGGCCCGGCGGGCGTCCGGGAGCAGAGGGCCAGCGGTCTGGGCTGCAGGTCTGTCTGGCAGAGTGAGCACATCTCTGGACCTCCTACCCCAAGCCAGGCCAGGAGGTGTGCCCAGGCTGCCCCCGCTGGATATGAGTGTGTCCTCAGGAGCCATGAGGCCAGAAAACAAAGTGGATGCTGAGTTTAGGCCACGCCTGCAGTCCCAGCTCTCCCGAGACCACGCCAGCCTGGGCCCTGGCCGGCTCCCCAGCCCCCTGGCCGGCAGCCCCTCTCCTCTGGGCTCAGCCCAGTCCTTCAGCCTCCTGGCACCCATTCGTACCACCGATGTTCGCAGCAG GAGCTACATGCAGGGGAGCCTCTTGGCCAGTGGGGCCCTAATGGGGGCAGATGAACTGGCTCGATACTTTCCAGACCGGAACTTGGCACTCTACGTGGCCACCTGGAACATGCAGGGCCAGAAG GAACTGCCCACTAACCTGGATGAGCTCCTGCTGCCTGCTGAGGCCGACTACGCCCAGGACCTGTACGTGGTGGGCGTTCAGGAGGGCTGTTCCGACAG GCGGGAGTGGGAGACACGTCTGCAGGAGACCCTGGGCCCCCACTACGTGATGCTGCACTCAGTAGCCCATGGAGCCCTATACATGTCAGTGTTCATTCGCCGAGACCTCATCTGGTTCTGCTCAG AGGTGGAGAGCTCCACGGTGACCACACGCATCGTGTCCCAGATCAAGACTAAGGGCGCCCTGGGTGTTAGCTTCACCTTCTTTGGCACCTCTCTCCTCTTCATCACATCCCACTTCACCT CCGGGGATGGTAAGGTGAGCGAGCGACTGCTGGACTACAGCAGGACAGTTCAGGGCCTTAGCCTGCCCCGGAATGTGCCCAACACCAGCCCCTACCACTCGGATGCAG CCGATGTCACTACTCGTTTCGATGGCGTTTTCTGGTTTGGAGACTTCAACTTCCGCCTAAGCAGGGGCCGCGAAGCCGTGGACGCTCTCCTCAGGCAGGGCCTGGGGCCTGATGTGCAGGCACTGCTACAGTATGACCAGCTCATCCGGGAGATGAGGCAAG GCTCAATCTTCAAGGGTTTCCGGGAAGCGGACATCCATTTCCTGCCATCCTACAAGTTTGATGTGGGAAAGGACTCATACGATACTACATCTAAGCAGAGGACTCCCTCCTACACA GACCGTGTCCTGTTCCGGAGCCGCCACACTGATGACATTCGTGTGCTGCGCTACacctgctgccctggcatcaagaCCTCAGACCACCGGCCTGTATACGGCCTGTTCCGAGTGAAAGTGAGGCCTGGCCGAGACAA CATTCCACTGGCTGCTGGCAAGTTCGACCGGGAACTCTACTTGCTTGGGATTAAGAGGCGCATCTCCAGGGAGTGGCAGCTACGGCAGACACTGCAGGGCTCAAGTGCCAGCACTGTGTGCACCCTGTTTTGA
- the INPP5E gene encoding phosphatidylinositol polyphosphate 5-phosphatase type IV isoform X2 — protein sequence MPSSLAASPQPEVRGFGPRPPSTDMALSSRPGSRFSDSGPGPGTSPVLPPNVPENSYEDPPAMTPTLVPRPPQTPRLERALSLDDRAWRSRHTRANREDLDSHVEPSSARSCLPEETLGTPATGSPPACLSTSLQELPRARRASGSRGPAVWAAGLSGRVSTSLDLLPQARPGGVPRLPPLDMSVSSGAMRPENKVDAEFRPRLQSQLSRDHASLGPGRLPSPLAGSPSPLGSAQSFSLLAPIRTTDVRSRSYMQGSLLASGALMGADELARYFPDRNLALYVATWNMQGQKELPTNLDELLLPAEADYAQDLYVVGVQEGCSDRREWETRLQETLGPHYVMLHSVAHGALYMSVFIRRDLIWFCSEVESSTVTTRIVSQIKTKGALGVSFTFFGTSLLFITSHFTSGDGKVSERLLDYSRTVQGLSLPRNVPNTSPYHSDAADVTTRFDGVFWFGDFNFRLSRGREAVDALLRQGLGPDVQALLQYDQLIREMRQGSIFKGFREADIHFLPSYKFDVGKDSYDTTSKQRTPSYTDRVLFRSRHTDDIRVLRYTCCPGIKTSDHRPVYGLFRVKHSTGCWQVRPGTLLAWD from the exons ATGCCGTCCTCGCTGGCAGCGTCCCCGCAGCCTGAGGTCCGAGGGTTCGGGCCGCGGCCCCCCAGCACAGACATGGCATTGTCCTCCCGCCCCGGATCCCGGTTCTCAGACAGCGGCCCCGGCCCCGGGACCAGCCCAGTGCTGCCTCCAAACGTTCCGGAAAACAGCTATGAGGACCCACCAGCGATGACGCCAACCTTGGTTCCCAGGCCACCCCAGACACCCAGGTTGGAGCGGGCGCTGTCCCTGGATGACCGGGCCTGGCGTTCCCGCCACACCCGGGCCAACAGGGAGGATCTGGATTCCCATGTGGAGCCCAGCTCAGCCCGCAGCTGCTTGCCTGAAGAGACACTTGGGACCCCTGCCACTGGCAGCCCCCCTGCCTGCCTAAGCACCTCTCTGCAGGAACTCCCCAGGGCCCGGCGGGCGTCCGGGAGCAGAGGGCCAGCGGTCTGGGCTGCAGGTCTGTCTGGCAGAGTGAGCACATCTCTGGACCTCCTACCCCAAGCCAGGCCAGGAGGTGTGCCCAGGCTGCCCCCGCTGGATATGAGTGTGTCCTCAGGAGCCATGAGGCCAGAAAACAAAGTGGATGCTGAGTTTAGGCCACGCCTGCAGTCCCAGCTCTCCCGAGACCACGCCAGCCTGGGCCCTGGCCGGCTCCCCAGCCCCCTGGCCGGCAGCCCCTCTCCTCTGGGCTCAGCCCAGTCCTTCAGCCTCCTGGCACCCATTCGTACCACCGATGTTCGCAGCAG GAGCTACATGCAGGGGAGCCTCTTGGCCAGTGGGGCCCTAATGGGGGCAGATGAACTGGCTCGATACTTTCCAGACCGGAACTTGGCACTCTACGTGGCCACCTGGAACATGCAGGGCCAGAAG GAACTGCCCACTAACCTGGATGAGCTCCTGCTGCCTGCTGAGGCCGACTACGCCCAGGACCTGTACGTGGTGGGCGTTCAGGAGGGCTGTTCCGACAG GCGGGAGTGGGAGACACGTCTGCAGGAGACCCTGGGCCCCCACTACGTGATGCTGCACTCAGTAGCCCATGGAGCCCTATACATGTCAGTGTTCATTCGCCGAGACCTCATCTGGTTCTGCTCAG AGGTGGAGAGCTCCACGGTGACCACACGCATCGTGTCCCAGATCAAGACTAAGGGCGCCCTGGGTGTTAGCTTCACCTTCTTTGGCACCTCTCTCCTCTTCATCACATCCCACTTCACCT CCGGGGATGGTAAGGTGAGCGAGCGACTGCTGGACTACAGCAGGACAGTTCAGGGCCTTAGCCTGCCCCGGAATGTGCCCAACACCAGCCCCTACCACTCGGATGCAG CCGATGTCACTACTCGTTTCGATGGCGTTTTCTGGTTTGGAGACTTCAACTTCCGCCTAAGCAGGGGCCGCGAAGCCGTGGACGCTCTCCTCAGGCAGGGCCTGGGGCCTGATGTGCAGGCACTGCTACAGTATGACCAGCTCATCCGGGAGATGAGGCAAG GCTCAATCTTCAAGGGTTTCCGGGAAGCGGACATCCATTTCCTGCCATCCTACAAGTTTGATGTGGGAAAGGACTCATACGATACTACATCTAAGCAGAGGACTCCCTCCTACACA GACCGTGTCCTGTTCCGGAGCCGCCACACTGATGACATTCGTGTGCTGCGCTACacctgctgccctggcatcaagaCCTCAGACCACCGGCCTGTATACGGCCTGTTCCGAGTGAAA CATTCCACTGGCTGCTGGCAAGTTCGACCGGGAACTCTACTTGCTTGGGATTAA
- the PMPCA gene encoding mitochondrial-processing peptidase subunit alpha isoform X1, with product MAAATVLAASRLLRGSGVWQRSRLRCGEPVSRRFSSSIAYPNIPLSLPLPGVPKPVFATVDGQEKFETKVTTLDNGLRVASQNKFGQFCTVGILINSGSRYEAKHLSGIAHFLEKLAFSSTDEFGSKDEILLALEQHGGICDCQTSRDTTMYAVSADTRGLDTVVGLLAGVVLRPRLTDEELEMTRMAVQFELEDLNMRPDPEPLLTEMIHEAAYRGNTVGLHRFCPAENIARIDREALWAYLRSYYTPDRMVLAGVGMEHEYLVACAKKHLLGAQPAWGTGLTAPVDHSVAQYTGGIVKLERDMSNISPGPSPFPELTHVMVGLESCSFLEPDFIPFAVLNMMMGGGGSFSAGGPGKGMFTRLYLNVLNRHHWMYNATSYHHSYEDTGLLCIHASADPRQVREMVEILTKEFVLMGGAVDPVELDRAKTQLTSMLMMNLESRPVIFEDVGRQVLATNARKLPHELCELIRQVQPTDIQRVTAKMLRGKPAVAALGDLTNLPSYEHIQTALGSKDGRLPRTYRLFR from the exons ATGGCGGCGGCGACGGTGTTGGCGGCCTCTCGGTTGCTGCGGGGCTCGGGCGTTTGGCAGCGCTCCCGGCTGAG GTGTGGAGAGCCAGTAAGCAGGCGTTTCAGCAGCAGCATTGCATACCCCAAcattcccctctcccttcccctacCTGGGGTCCCCAAGCCTGTTTTTGCTACAGTGGATGGACAGGAAAAGTTTGAAACCAAAGTGACCACACTGGATAATGGGCTTCGCGTGGCCTCCCAAAATAAGTTTGGGCAGTTCTGCACAGTGGGAA ttcttATCAACTCAGGATCTAGATATGAAGCAAAGCACCTCAGTGGAATTGCACACTTCTTGGAAAAATTGGCGTTTTCG TCCACTGATGAGTTTGGCAGCAAGGATGAGATCTTACTGGCCTTGGAGCAGCATGGGGGCATCTGCGACTGCCAGACCTCTAG GGATACGACAATGTATGCTGTGTCTGCTGACACCAGAGGCCTGGACACGGTGGTGGGCTTGCTAGCCGGTGTGGTGTTGCGTCCCAGGCTAACAG ATGAGGAACTGGAGATGACGCGCATGGCTGTGCAGTTTGAGCTGGAGGACCTCAATATGAGGCCCGACCCTGAGCCACTCCTCACAGAGATGATCCATGAG GCGGCATACCGGGGCAACACAGTGGGCCTGCACCGCTTCTGCCCAGCCGAGAACATTGCCAGGATCGATCGGGAAGCGCTCTGGGCCTACCTGAGAAGCTACTATACACCCGACCGCATGGTGCTGGCAGGTGTGGGCATGGAGCACGAGTACCTGGTGGCATGTGCCAAGAAGCACCTCCTGGGTGCTCAGCCAGCCTGGGGCACGGGGCTAACTGCACCCGTGGACCACTCAGTGGCACAGTACACTGGGGGCATCGTCAAG CTAGAGCGGGACATGTCGAACATCAGCCCTGGACCCAGCCCATTTCCCGAGCTCACACACGTCATGGTGGGCCTGGAGAGCTGCTCCTTCCTGGAGCCCGACTTCATCCCCTTCGCGGTGCTCAACATGATGATGGGCGGTGGTGGCTCCTTCTCGGCTGGCGGGCCTGGCAAGGGCATGTTCACCAGGCTCTACCTCAATGTGCTCAACAG GCACCACTGGATGTACAACGCCACCTCCTACCACCACAGTTATGAGGACACAGGACTGCTGTGCATTCACGCTAGTGCTGACCCCCGCCAG GTGCGGGAGATGGTGGAGATCCTGACCAAAGAGTTTGTCTTGATGGGAGGCGCTGTGGACCCG GTGGAGCTGGATCGAGCCAAGACACAGCTGACATCCATGCTGATGATGAACCTGGAGTCTAGACCTGTCATCTTTGAGGACGTGGGGCGTCAGGTGCTGGCCACGAATGCCCGGAAGCTACCCCATGAGCTATGCGAGCTGATCC GCCAAGTACAGCCCACCGACATCCAGAGAGTGACGGCCAAGATGCTGCGCGGAAAGCCTGCGGTGGCTGCCCTGGGTGACCTTACCAACCTGCCCAGCTATGAGCACATCCAGACAGCTCTGGGCAGCAAGGATGGCCGCCTGCCCCGGACATACCGGCTCTTCCGGTAG
- the PMPCA gene encoding mitochondrial-processing peptidase subunit alpha isoform X2: MKQSTSVELHTSWKNWRFRPLMSLAARMRSYWPWSSMGASATARPLDEELEMTRMAVQFELEDLNMRPDPEPLLTEMIHEAAYRGNTVGLHRFCPAENIARIDREALWAYLRSYYTPDRMVLAGVGMEHEYLVACAKKHLLGAQPAWGTGLTAPVDHSVAQYTGGIVKLERDMSNISPGPSPFPELTHVMVGLESCSFLEPDFIPFAVLNMMMGGGGSFSAGGPGKGMFTRLYLNVLNRHHWMYNATSYHHSYEDTGLLCIHASADPRQVREMVEILTKEFVLMGGAVDPVELDRAKTQLTSMLMMNLESRPVIFEDVGRQVLATNARKLPHELCELIRQVQPTDIQRVTAKMLRGKPAVAALGDLTNLPSYEHIQTALGSKDGRLPRTYRLFR; the protein is encoded by the exons ATGAAGCAAAGCACCTCAGTGGAATTGCACACTTCTTGGAAAAATTGGCGTTTTCG TCCACTGATGAGTTTGGCAGCAAGGATGAGATCTTACTGGCCTTGGAGCAGCATGGGGGCATCTGCGACTGCCAGACCTCTAG ATGAGGAACTGGAGATGACGCGCATGGCTGTGCAGTTTGAGCTGGAGGACCTCAATATGAGGCCCGACCCTGAGCCACTCCTCACAGAGATGATCCATGAG GCGGCATACCGGGGCAACACAGTGGGCCTGCACCGCTTCTGCCCAGCCGAGAACATTGCCAGGATCGATCGGGAAGCGCTCTGGGCCTACCTGAGAAGCTACTATACACCCGACCGCATGGTGCTGGCAGGTGTGGGCATGGAGCACGAGTACCTGGTGGCATGTGCCAAGAAGCACCTCCTGGGTGCTCAGCCAGCCTGGGGCACGGGGCTAACTGCACCCGTGGACCACTCAGTGGCACAGTACACTGGGGGCATCGTCAAG CTAGAGCGGGACATGTCGAACATCAGCCCTGGACCCAGCCCATTTCCCGAGCTCACACACGTCATGGTGGGCCTGGAGAGCTGCTCCTTCCTGGAGCCCGACTTCATCCCCTTCGCGGTGCTCAACATGATGATGGGCGGTGGTGGCTCCTTCTCGGCTGGCGGGCCTGGCAAGGGCATGTTCACCAGGCTCTACCTCAATGTGCTCAACAG GCACCACTGGATGTACAACGCCACCTCCTACCACCACAGTTATGAGGACACAGGACTGCTGTGCATTCACGCTAGTGCTGACCCCCGCCAG GTGCGGGAGATGGTGGAGATCCTGACCAAAGAGTTTGTCTTGATGGGAGGCGCTGTGGACCCG GTGGAGCTGGATCGAGCCAAGACACAGCTGACATCCATGCTGATGATGAACCTGGAGTCTAGACCTGTCATCTTTGAGGACGTGGGGCGTCAGGTGCTGGCCACGAATGCCCGGAAGCTACCCCATGAGCTATGCGAGCTGATCC GCCAAGTACAGCCCACCGACATCCAGAGAGTGACGGCCAAGATGCTGCGCGGAAAGCCTGCGGTGGCTGCCCTGGGTGACCTTACCAACCTGCCCAGCTATGAGCACATCCAGACAGCTCTGGGCAGCAAGGATGGCCGCCTGCCCCGGACATACCGGCTCTTCCGGTAG